In Quercus robur chromosome 11, dhQueRobu3.1, whole genome shotgun sequence, the sequence ttgacataatcttgaaccttagaaaccctaagtatgtgtgaaggtaaacacctcttgatctcacaaaagattcacacacacagcataaggagcgatctaaaacgtggctagggttttcccttttatacttaagacaaaacataaaaccctacatgttaaacgggcttgggctgagttggaaaaatctgcacgagtttcgatcaatcaagcctaattttctatcaattgagccaggcagatttacaTAATAAATCCTACAgctactcgattccaactttacatacaaccacatactttgagcaagtctaaacaagactaaaacattttgttcatggtttgccaacaatacaaattgaaattctaatgcatttaaacctaaagtcttagaacctaacattctTTGTAACTTTCTATTCATAACACTTGGAATATTTTCATTAGTCCCTAAATAATGACAATGGGACCCACTAAATAACACGTGGCATCTTGTAATTAGTTGCAAAATTTCCACTTCTACACTATAGTGAAGGATATTAGATGGAAGTTTGTTAATGATAAAGGTTTCAATGGAGAAACATAAGACCAAAAATTAGACTTGATGAAGGAATAGTAGCTTTAAACAGCAGGGTGAGGGTTGTTTCAATGATATATTTGAGCTCAGTAACTCTGTTCTGTTTTTGCGTATTTGAGCATGTAAGTTGATGAGTAATACCAAAGACAGAACATAAATTTTGAAACTCATTACTAGTATTCACCACAACAATCAGTATGTAAGAATTGAgtttttgttgataatatttttccataatgtatttaattaaaatgaggGATAATAAGATGGGATTTTAATTTGATGGGAACCAACCAAGTAAATCAagtaaaaccataaaaaaaaaattaataacaatttttcatgCTTTTGTTTTACCTGTTTTGCAATTCACATTGGTTGACAACAGCTAGTGACATACATAGGGGAAAGGTATTCATGTGGACCATGGATGAAGCTCAATACAACCATACGACTAATAGCATCATACATTTGGGAATCTAAAATATATTGATAGTATTAAACAGGCTCATACAATTCAAAATTCTAATATGAGCGGATTAAATCAGCCCAAAGGCTCGAATGtaacacaagaaacaaaatcaCTGGAGCACAGGCAAGTGAAGCAATGACATAAGGAACCCATTCTAACTTGTAgtcaaagatcaaaaagatggCAGCAATAAAGGCTGAGACCATGGTTGTTATGGAGATGAAGAGTTTTGTGAGCCCAAACATCAACCTTTTGTGCAATGAATACACAAACTCACTTTGTGCATAGCTTGAAGTAAGAATGGACAGTAACAACACAATTGATGCTGCCGAGGTAAAGAGTGCTACTGCatttgaaagaataaaaatcataaaccaCTGCTCTTTGTGGAAATAAGAAGTATTTGATATCTTGTTACTGGCACCAGGAACTGTGAGAGCTGCTGCGAAGACCACAGTAGAAATGAGAGTTGCTACAAGCATACATGAATTGGCTGTCTCCTTCATTGCTTCTTCAATCTTCACCTACTTTAAGTAAATCTTTATGATCCTTATTGAAAACATCTAATTCACTCAGTCCTGATCTTAAGGCTAGTGTTATGTACATCAATTCAGCAAGGGATTTGTGGATTGATCTAAAGAATAGGTTATCTTAGGACAACACTCCAAGACTGTTTGAGCTTCAAAAGGAGATTTCACATTTGGTTCAAGGATCACTCTCGGTGAGTTCTTACTTTACCAAATTCAAGACTCTATGGGATGAGTTTGTGAATAATCAACCTTTCACAGTGTGCAATTGTGCTTGTGTTTGTGGTTCTAAGTCGTCTCAGCTAGGTGCACagcataaagaacatgtttTTCGATTTTTAATGGGCTTGAATGATAGTTTTGGGACCTTGATTGGGCAAATCTTGCTTATTGAGCCTTTTCCCCCTCTTAGCAAGGTGTGCTCATTGGTTTTACAAGAAGAGAAAAGGAGAAATATTGGGAACACTGTTAATGTGGTTCAGCAATTGGATCCTGTTGCTATGTATGTGAATGGTAGTAAGTCATTTCAAGGTAATCAAGGTCATGCTGGTAATCAAGGTTATGCTCGGAATAATGGAGGTAAAGGAGGTAACTTCAAGAAGGAGGGACCAATTTGCACTTACTGTGGCTTCACTGGTCACATAGCAGATAAGTGCTACAAACTTCATGGGTACCCTCCAGGCTATAAGCCAAAAGGTGGAAATAAGGCTATGGCTAATCAAATCACAGGAAGTTTTGGTTTTGATGGTCTTCCTAATATTCAACCTTGTGATACTAATCAGTTCAACATTGGTCTTCAGACTCCTTTTGGTGTTTCACAGCCAAATTTTGGAGGTTTTCCTGGTGGTTTTGGTCCTCAAAATTGTCAACAGACCACTCAGCCTCAATGCCCAATTTCTCAGGTTCAATGTGAACAGCTTCTCAATTTTCTAAAGGCTCATACTGCATCCAGTTCTAGTTTTGGTACTCCAAATGGTATTGGTACTCAGACTGCTTCACAGGTTGCTTCAGTGATGACACCTGTTCTTTCTCTTCCTACAGCTAATTCTTTTCCTATAGCTGCTTTAGTTTCTTCATCTTCTATAGCTAATTCATTTCCTACAGCCAATTTCTCAGGTAATCCCTTTTGGTTTGCCCCCAATTTGTCTCATTCTATTTTTTCAGCTCAAGTCATTGATAGACATTGTTTTAAGTCTAATTCTTGGATTCTTGATACTGGGGCTACTGATCACATGGTGCACTCAGTATCACAATTAACCACAATCACTTCTATAGTCCATTCTTGTGTCTATTTGCCAAATGGGGAAAAGGTTGTAGTAACACACATTGGCATTGTGCAAATTTCTCCTACACTCACACTCACAGATGTATTGTGTGTTCCATCTTTTAATTTCAATCTCATTTCAGTCAGCAAACTCACTCAGCATACACTTTGTTGCCTTATATTTCTTGGTGATTGGTGTTTCATCCAAGACCTTGCTCATTGGAGCATGATTGGTCTGGGTAAGCAAAGCAATGGCCTATACTTGCTTCAAGCTTCTGTTCCTCCATCAAGATCAGCTGCTCTTGCCAATAGTGTCAGTCACATTTCTTCTTTAGATTTGTGGCATTCTAGATTAGGACACCTTTCTTTGTCAAAACTTCAATTGTTGAAGCACTTTGTAGATATTGATGTTCAAAATAAGGCTACTTGCTGTGATGTATGCCATTTTTCAAAGCAAAAGAGGCTTTCTTTTCCCTCCAGCTCTCATGTAACCACTAAGCCTTTTGAATTGATTCATTGTGACCTATGGGGTCCCTTTTCTGTTAATACCATTGAtggttacaaatattttttgacTATTGTGGATGATTTTACTAGATGCACATGGGTTTACTTGCTTAAACATAAATCTGAAACTCAATTTCTGTTTCCTAAATTTGCATCAATGGTTTCAactcaatttgatagtaagatCAAAACCATTCGAAGTGACAATGGTACTGAGTTTTTCttgaaacaattttttcattCTAATGGCATTTTGCATCAACTTTCCTGTGTTGATACTCCTCAGCAGAATGGTATTGCTGAAAGAAAGCATCAGCACATCCTCAATGTTGCAAGAGCTTTGAAGTTTCAATCTCATATTCCTTTATGTTTTTGGGGTGACTGCATCTTGACTGCTGTTCATCTCATCAATAGAATTCCTTCTAAAGCATTAGGCAATAAGAGTCCTTATGAAATGCTTTTCAATTCTTCTCCATCTTATCACCACTTAAGGACTTTTGGCTGCTTGTGTTTCATTTCTACTTTATCTCACAATAGGCACAAGTTTGCACCTAGGGCCAAAAAATGTGTGTTTCTTGGCTATCCTCATGGCATTAAAGGTTACAAGGTTCTTGATGTTGAGTCCAATTCAGTCTATATTTCCAGAGATATTATCTTTTATGAAACTCTATTTCCTTATGCTGACAGTTCTCAACCCTCTACTTCTTATTTGgatgattttgtttttcctcaTACCACCATAGATTCTGTTGAGACTGTCCTTGTTCCTTGTTCTTCCTCCATTCCTCATTCTACTTCAATTCCTATCCCTGACCCTAGTTCTGTTTCTGTGGAACCTGTTTCTACAGAACCTGTTTCTGTTTCTATGGAACCTGTTTCTACAGAACCTGTTTCTATTGATTCCATTGGTTCTGATGTTCCTACTTCTTCCCAGTCTTGTGATCCTCTTCCTTATCCTTCTGGTTCCAATGTTCCCCTTAGAAAGTCTACTAGGTCCCACAAACCTCCTTCTTACTTGTCTGATTACTCTTGTAACTTTGCCAGTACCAAACCCAGTATAGGTCTGCCTTATGTTCTTTCAGATCATTTAAGTTACTCACATCTTGGACCTACCTTTCATTCTTTTGTCATGGCTGTTTCTTCCATTCCATCCGAGCCTGTCTCTTTTCAGTAGGCAATGCAATTTCCTGAATGGAGAGCTACCATGGACAAAGAAATTGAAGCTTTAGAGGTGAATGATACTTGGACTTTAACCCCTTTGCCTCCTGGTAAGTCAGCCATTGGATGTAAGTGGGTTTATAGAGTTAAATACTTACCTGACGGTACTATTGAGAGGTACAAAGCTAGGCTTGTAGCCAAGGGTTTCACTCAAAAGCTTGGGCTGGACTACTCAGAAACTTTCTCTCCAGTTGCAAAATCAGTTTCAGTTCGGATTGTTTTGTCAttggctgctgtgaaaggatgGTCTcttcatcaaatggatgtaaataaTGCTTTTCTTCATGGGGAGTTACTTGAGGATGTTTACATGTGTTTACCACCTGGCTTTCACAGCAAGGGGGAGCATCATTTGGTTTGCAAACTGAATAAGAGTCTCTATGGTCTCAAACAAGCATCCAGACAATGGTTTGAGAAGTTTTCCTCAACTATTCTACAAATGGGGTTTGTCCAATCCAAGTCTGACTACTCCTTGTTTACTCATACACAAGGAGCTTCATTCACA encodes:
- the LOC126704767 gene encoding ankyrin repeat-containing protein NPR4-like; the encoded protein is MKETANSCMLVATLISTVVFAAALTVPGASNKISNTSYFHKEQWFMIFILSNAVALFTSAASIVLLLSILTSSYAQSEFVYSLHKRLMFGLTKLFISITTMVSAFIAAIFLIFDYKLEWVPYVIASLACAPVILFLVLHSSLWADLIRSY